A window of the Microbacterium sp. LWH13-1.2 genome harbors these coding sequences:
- a CDS encoding WYL domain-containing protein encodes MSAQPKPLLAADRVRVYLTLVPYLLEHGQVSLAEASEEFGVTPAEMRQMVEKLTVIGLPGDSGFWQQPQEMFDINWDLLDDEDVIEITNDVALRRVPRFTAREAAALLAGLQMVAAVPAVSDSGLVSGLISKLSRGAADAPAEVVVAPSTVDEVRQVVSRGVQDGVAVAFTYQAPDAAPTTRTVDPVQVIITNAQWYLQGWCHTRQAMRTFHLDRVSDARLTDIPITHAGDHVPEAFSAVDDEGEVQVRVPERVAPLLGDFLTADNVEVEGGIVSARLHLADPRGIKRLAARFGGALEVVDPGVARTAAREWAEAGLALYRHPDSSNAG; translated from the coding sequence GTGAGTGCTCAGCCGAAGCCGTTGCTCGCCGCCGACCGGGTGCGCGTCTATCTCACCCTGGTGCCGTATCTGCTCGAGCACGGACAGGTGTCGCTTGCCGAGGCGTCCGAGGAATTCGGGGTGACCCCGGCCGAGATGCGTCAGATGGTCGAGAAGCTCACGGTGATCGGCCTTCCCGGTGACTCGGGATTCTGGCAGCAGCCGCAGGAGATGTTCGACATCAACTGGGATCTGCTCGACGATGAAGACGTCATCGAGATCACGAACGACGTCGCCCTCCGGCGGGTGCCGCGCTTCACCGCACGAGAGGCTGCAGCTCTGCTGGCCGGCCTGCAGATGGTCGCCGCGGTGCCTGCCGTGTCGGATTCCGGCCTGGTCAGCGGTCTCATCTCCAAGCTCTCGCGTGGAGCGGCCGACGCGCCCGCAGAGGTGGTGGTGGCACCCAGCACCGTCGACGAGGTCCGCCAGGTGGTGTCGCGCGGAGTCCAGGACGGTGTGGCCGTCGCATTCACCTACCAGGCGCCGGATGCGGCTCCGACTACTCGCACCGTCGACCCCGTCCAGGTGATCATCACCAACGCGCAGTGGTATCTCCAGGGGTGGTGCCACACGAGGCAGGCGATGCGCACCTTCCACCTCGACAGGGTGAGCGATGCCCGCCTGACCGACATCCCGATCACGCATGCGGGCGACCATGTGCCGGAGGCCTTTTCGGCCGTCGACGACGAGGGCGAGGTGCAGGTGCGGGTCCCTGAGCGGGTGGCACCGCTTCTGGGCGACTTCCTGACCGCCGACAACGTCGAGGTCGAGGGCGGAATCGTCAGCGCGCGTCTGCATCTGGCCGACCCGCGCGGCATCAAGAGACTGGCCGCGCGTTTCGGCGGGGCGCTCGAGGTCGTCGACCCCGGCGTCGCTCGAACGGCGGCTCGTGAATGGGCCGAGGCCGGACTCGCCCTGTATCGCCACCCGGACAGCTCCAACGCCGGTTAG
- the tatA gene encoding Sec-independent protein translocase subunit TatA — protein MGAFGWPHLLIILAVILLLFGAAKLPALAKSLGQSARVFKGEMKAMKNEDASDATEPGAPTPTASVADTTVTARDTDPGQPPRSA, from the coding sequence ATGGGCGCTTTCGGTTGGCCACATCTGCTGATCATCCTCGCCGTCATCCTGCTGCTCTTCGGTGCGGCGAAGCTGCCGGCACTGGCGAAGAGCCTCGGACAGTCCGCCCGCGTGTTCAAGGGCGAGATGAAGGCGATGAAGAACGAGGACGCGAGTGACGCCACGGAGCCCGGTGCGCCGACGCCCACCGCATCCGTCGCGGACACCACGGTGACGGCTCGCGACACGGATCCGGGTCAGCCTCCTCGATCCGCGTAG
- the tatC gene encoding twin-arginine translocase subunit TatC: MSLGAHLVELRKRLFIAAGALVVGMIIAFIVTEPIIELLSVPIRTIAAEAGREYTGLNFTTVTSGFDLRMRIAFAIGLLISAPVWLWQVWAFVMPGLTKKETQYTWGFLGAAIPLFFAGCTVAFFVLPHVIEIMAGFVPKGMAQFFDYSTYYDFVFKFLLVLGIAFVLPVFLVALNVAGIVSGRDILKGWRVAILVCTIFAAVTTPPADVFSMLLLMGSMIVLYFAATFISMLFDRRKRKRDAAAGIEPVTA; encoded by the coding sequence ATGTCTCTCGGTGCCCATCTGGTGGAGCTTCGCAAGCGGCTTTTCATTGCTGCGGGCGCACTCGTGGTCGGGATGATCATCGCGTTCATCGTGACGGAGCCGATCATCGAGCTCCTCTCCGTTCCGATCCGCACGATCGCAGCCGAAGCCGGGCGCGAGTACACGGGCCTCAACTTCACGACCGTGACCAGCGGCTTCGATCTCCGCATGCGCATCGCCTTCGCGATCGGACTGCTCATCTCAGCGCCCGTGTGGCTCTGGCAGGTCTGGGCGTTCGTGATGCCCGGGCTCACGAAGAAGGAGACGCAGTACACCTGGGGTTTCCTCGGCGCGGCCATTCCGCTGTTCTTCGCAGGCTGCACCGTCGCGTTCTTCGTGCTCCCGCATGTCATCGAGATCATGGCGGGCTTCGTGCCGAAGGGCATGGCGCAGTTCTTCGACTATTCGACCTACTACGACTTCGTCTTCAAGTTCCTTCTCGTGCTCGGCATCGCCTTCGTGCTCCCCGTCTTCCTCGTCGCGTTGAACGTCGCGGGAATCGTCTCGGGGCGCGACATCCTCAAAGGATGGCGGGTCGCGATCCTAGTCTGCACGATCTTCGCGGCGGTCACGACACCGCCCGCTGACGTCTTCTCGATGCTGCTGCTGATGGGATCCATGATCGTGCTGTACTTTGCCGCGACCTTCATCTCGATGCTCTTCGACAGACGCAAGCGCAAGCGCGATGCGGCAGCGGGCATCGAGCCCGTGACCGCATGA
- a CDS encoding DEAD/DEAH box helicase: MTSPSERYAAARQAAGHPATVAFAANQKFALDPFQIEGCHALEDGSSVLVAAPTGAGKTIVGEFAINLAMQTPSDKAFYTTPMKALSNQKFRELVDVYGPDDVGLLTGDTNINGNARIVVMTTEVLRNMIYADSAALRDLRYVVMDEVHYLADRFRGAVWEEVIIHLPQHVRLVSLSATVSNAEEFGDWLDTVRGDTEVIVSEIRPVPLEQHVLVRDDLLPLFDDRAGIATAQVNQELMRIRSFTGSNYENNRDAQSYRSNRHAGRQAQRPPRGGRRPVRASNVRRIERMDRPDVIRLLERSNLLPAIFFIFSRVGCDAAVQQVRRSGVRLTTTEEKAEIRAIVEDRTRSLQDEDLGVLGYWDWLENLERGVAAHHAGLLPAFKEVVEELYKRKLVKVVFATETLALGINMPARTVVLEKMEKFNGEARVAITSGEYTQLTGRAGRRGIDVEGHAVVQWTEGMDPQAVAALASRRTYPLNSSFRPTYNMAVNLIDLFGKARAREVLESSFAQFQADRAVVGLARQVREAEESLEGYKAAMVCDHGDFLDYAAIRRELSDLEKKNRQDSNAPRASRDKRMKQIHSLRTRMQRHGCHRCPDREAHARWAERYWKLKRQNDRVRRQIETRTGTVARVFDRVVEVLETLDYLHRDADDVTTLTDAGRTMRRIYGERDLLVAESLRQGLWNGLDAPSLAAMACCLVYEPRRDEANSGERDLPRGAFRAAYEKTTTLWAELDDLEKDHHLPGSEPLAAGLAGAMHSWARGGMLDRVLIDADMAAGDFVRWAKQTIDLLDQLSIVAEDGALARNARVALDGVRRGIVAYSSM, encoded by the coding sequence ATGACCTCGCCGTCTGAGCGGTACGCCGCAGCGCGCCAGGCGGCGGGACATCCGGCGACGGTCGCCTTCGCCGCGAACCAGAAGTTCGCGCTCGATCCCTTCCAGATCGAAGGGTGTCACGCGCTCGAAGACGGGAGCAGCGTGCTCGTCGCCGCTCCCACCGGTGCGGGAAAGACGATCGTCGGCGAGTTCGCGATCAACCTCGCGATGCAGACCCCCAGTGACAAGGCGTTCTACACGACGCCGATGAAGGCGCTGTCGAACCAGAAGTTCCGCGAGCTGGTCGACGTGTACGGTCCGGACGACGTGGGCCTGCTCACCGGTGACACGAACATCAACGGCAATGCGCGGATCGTCGTCATGACGACCGAGGTGCTGCGCAACATGATCTACGCGGACTCGGCCGCGCTGCGTGACCTCCGTTACGTGGTGATGGACGAGGTGCACTACCTCGCGGATCGGTTCCGCGGCGCGGTGTGGGAAGAGGTCATCATCCACCTCCCGCAGCATGTGCGGCTGGTATCGCTGAGCGCCACGGTCTCGAACGCCGAGGAGTTCGGTGACTGGCTCGACACCGTGCGGGGTGATACCGAGGTGATCGTCTCGGAGATCCGCCCCGTGCCGCTGGAGCAGCATGTGCTGGTGCGCGACGACCTGCTGCCGCTGTTCGACGACCGCGCGGGCATTGCCACGGCGCAGGTCAACCAGGAGCTGATGCGCATCCGCTCGTTCACGGGCTCGAACTACGAGAACAATCGTGACGCGCAGTCGTACCGCAGCAATCGCCATGCCGGAAGGCAGGCTCAGCGCCCGCCGCGGGGCGGGCGGCGCCCTGTACGGGCATCGAACGTGCGGCGGATCGAGCGCATGGATCGACCGGACGTCATCCGGTTGCTCGAACGCTCCAACCTTCTGCCGGCGATCTTCTTCATCTTCAGCCGCGTCGGCTGCGATGCGGCCGTCCAGCAGGTGCGGCGGTCGGGTGTGCGGCTGACCACGACGGAGGAGAAGGCGGAGATCCGCGCGATCGTCGAGGATCGCACGCGGTCGCTGCAGGACGAGGACCTGGGCGTGCTCGGCTACTGGGACTGGTTGGAGAACCTCGAGCGGGGCGTCGCCGCCCACCATGCGGGACTCCTGCCGGCATTCAAGGAGGTCGTCGAGGAGCTCTACAAGCGCAAGCTCGTCAAAGTCGTGTTCGCGACCGAGACCCTCGCTCTCGGCATCAACATGCCAGCGCGCACGGTCGTGCTCGAGAAGATGGAGAAGTTCAACGGCGAAGCCCGTGTCGCCATCACCTCCGGCGAGTACACCCAGCTGACCGGCCGCGCGGGCCGCCGCGGCATCGACGTCGAAGGCCACGCCGTGGTGCAGTGGACCGAGGGGATGGATCCGCAGGCGGTCGCCGCACTCGCCTCACGACGCACCTATCCGCTGAACTCGAGCTTCCGGCCCACGTACAACATGGCCGTGAACCTGATCGATCTGTTCGGCAAGGCGCGCGCCCGAGAGGTGCTCGAGTCGTCGTTCGCGCAGTTCCAGGCAGACCGTGCCGTCGTGGGACTCGCACGCCAGGTCCGAGAGGCCGAGGAGTCCCTCGAGGGCTACAAGGCCGCCATGGTCTGCGATCACGGTGACTTCCTCGACTATGCGGCGATCCGCCGAGAGCTCAGCGACCTCGAGAAGAAGAACCGTCAGGATTCGAACGCGCCCCGTGCCTCGCGGGACAAGCGGATGAAGCAGATCCACAGTCTGCGCACCCGCATGCAGCGGCACGGATGCCATAGGTGCCCCGATCGCGAGGCGCATGCGCGCTGGGCAGAGCGGTACTGGAAGCTCAAGCGTCAGAATGACCGCGTCCGCCGTCAGATCGAGACCAGGACAGGAACGGTCGCGCGGGTCTTCGACCGCGTGGTCGAGGTTCTCGAGACGCTCGACTATCTCCACCGCGACGCCGACGACGTCACCACGCTCACGGATGCAGGACGCACGATGCGACGGATCTACGGGGAACGCGACCTGCTCGTGGCGGAGTCGCTGCGACAGGGACTCTGGAACGGTCTGGATGCGCCGTCGCTCGCGGCGATGGCCTGCTGCCTCGTCTACGAACCGCGCAGAGACGAAGCGAACTCCGGAGAGCGGGACCTGCCGCGAGGCGCGTTCCGAGCCGCCTACGAGAAGACGACGACGCTGTGGGCGGAGCTCGACGACCTCGAGAAGGATCATCATCTGCCCGGCAGCGAGCCTCTCGCGGCGGGCCTCGCAGGTGCCATGCATTCGTGGGCGCGGGGTGGGATGCTCGATCGCGTCCTGATCGACGCCGACATGGCGGCGGGTGACTTCGTCCGCTGGGCGAAGCAGACCATCGATCTGCTCGACCAGCTGTCGATCGTCGCAGAAGACGGCGCGCTCGCTCGCAACGCGCGAGTCGCGCTCGACGGCGTGCGCCGTGGCATCGTCGCCTATTCGTCGATGTGA
- the lnt gene encoding apolipoprotein N-acyltransferase, whose amino-acid sequence MSEPRARQRPLLPLSLALPAAAMAALLMDLSYPDAAVWALAFPSTALLLVALIGRRAGGALLVGAVYGIVFFALLVSWTSRYLGPVPWAALSILEGALTALALILVTLAYRWIPTAFSGRWARLLLLPAVVAALWVGRELFVGSWPYGGFPWARLGMTQAESPLAPVTSWIGVSGLSFLMVFLVASAIEVVRTREWRRPTALVTPVLVTIVLLVTPLFPTTVSGEMRIAAVQGNGPSGYFDEREQYSIVQAQTDATAPLYGEDADLVVWPEGSLDYDPFQSDALARRMTLVATRMGAPLLANAATERDGLYYNTSLLWTEEGTSEQIHDKRHPVPFGEYVPDRAFFNALAPDLIGLIQREYTPGSNSPVVDVDGVKVGLAICFDVIYDDVINEGLGAGAEVLVLQTNNADFRGTDENLQQLSFARMRAIETGRSVVNISTVGTSQIIRPDGSTVSSLDAGEAGALLEDVELRSGLTAGVVLGPWIQQILLWGGLGALAFGWLRARRR is encoded by the coding sequence ATGTCTGAACCCCGCGCGCGACAGCGCCCTCTTCTACCGCTCTCGCTCGCCCTCCCCGCCGCGGCGATGGCGGCGCTCCTGATGGATCTCTCGTATCCGGACGCGGCGGTATGGGCTCTCGCCTTTCCCTCGACCGCGCTGCTGCTCGTCGCTCTGATCGGCCGGCGCGCCGGGGGAGCGCTGCTGGTGGGCGCTGTCTACGGCATCGTCTTCTTCGCTCTTCTCGTGTCATGGACTTCGCGCTACCTCGGCCCGGTGCCGTGGGCGGCCCTGAGCATCCTCGAAGGTGCACTCACGGCGCTGGCGCTGATCCTCGTCACTCTCGCGTACCGATGGATCCCGACGGCGTTCTCCGGGCGCTGGGCGCGTCTTCTGCTGCTCCCCGCGGTGGTCGCCGCCCTCTGGGTCGGGCGCGAGCTCTTCGTGGGCTCGTGGCCCTACGGCGGCTTCCCCTGGGCGCGCCTCGGAATGACCCAGGCGGAGAGCCCTCTGGCGCCCGTCACCTCCTGGATCGGCGTGAGCGGACTCAGCTTCCTGATGGTGTTCCTCGTCGCTTCGGCGATCGAAGTCGTGCGCACGCGGGAGTGGAGACGCCCGACCGCACTGGTCACCCCGGTGCTGGTGACGATCGTGCTCCTCGTCACGCCGCTCTTCCCGACGACCGTCAGCGGGGAGATGCGCATCGCCGCAGTGCAGGGCAACGGCCCGAGCGGCTACTTCGACGAGCGCGAGCAGTACTCCATCGTCCAGGCGCAGACCGATGCGACAGCGCCGCTGTACGGAGAGGATGCGGATCTCGTGGTGTGGCCGGAAGGATCACTCGACTACGACCCGTTCCAGTCCGATGCACTCGCTCGGCGCATGACCCTGGTCGCGACGCGTATGGGTGCTCCTCTGCTCGCGAACGCCGCGACGGAGCGCGACGGGCTGTACTACAACACGTCCCTGCTCTGGACAGAAGAGGGAACCTCCGAGCAGATCCACGACAAGAGGCACCCCGTCCCCTTCGGAGAGTATGTGCCCGACCGAGCCTTCTTCAACGCGCTCGCCCCTGATCTGATCGGTCTCATTCAGCGCGAGTACACCCCGGGATCGAACTCCCCGGTGGTCGATGTCGATGGCGTGAAGGTCGGACTCGCCATCTGCTTCGACGTCATCTACGACGACGTGATCAATGAGGGGCTCGGCGCCGGGGCCGAGGTGCTCGTGCTCCAGACGAACAACGCCGACTTCCGCGGCACCGACGAGAACCTTCAGCAGCTCTCATTCGCTCGCATGCGTGCGATCGAGACGGGCCGCAGTGTGGTCAACATCTCGACCGTGGGCACCAGCCAGATCATCCGACCGGACGGTTCCACCGTCTCGAGCCTGGATGCGGGAGAGGCCGGAGCGCTGCTCGAGGATGTCGAGCTGCGTTCCGGCCTCACAGCGGGAGTGGTTCTCGGCCCCTGGATCCAGCAGATTCTGCTGTGGGGCGGACTGGGCGCGCTGGCCTTCGGGTGGCTGCGTGCCAGGCGGCGCTAA
- a CDS encoding RNA polymerase-binding protein RbpA: MADRSLRGIRLGAQSLQSEEGVVFMERRETTYTCDACGHVTNLMFAADAEPPQTWECRACGADARLNVDGQAVTLDASDEKAARTHWDMLMERRTRAELEELLEERLAFIRARRGAGEDPTREKIGA; encoded by the coding sequence ATGGCAGATCGCAGCCTACGCGGCATCCGACTCGGCGCCCAGAGCCTACAGAGCGAAGAGGGCGTCGTTTTCATGGAGCGCCGTGAAACCACCTATACCTGTGACGCCTGCGGCCATGTCACGAACCTGATGTTCGCGGCGGATGCCGAGCCGCCTCAGACCTGGGAATGCCGCGCCTGCGGCGCTGACGCCCGTCTGAACGTCGACGGCCAGGCCGTCACGCTCGACGCGAGCGACGAGAAGGCCGCACGCACGCACTGGGACATGCTGATGGAGCGCCGCACGCGCGCCGAGCTCGAGGAGCTCCTCGAAGAGCGTCTCGCGTTCATCCGCGCCCGCCGCGGCGCCGGAGAAGACCCGACCCGCGAGAAGATCGGCGCTTAG
- a CDS encoding glycerophosphodiester phosphodiesterase family protein → MTHPYFEKARHPRVLAHRGLVTAAGEDSGVWENSAAAFAAAHAAGAEYIETDCQVTADGDVVLFHDETLERLTGDTRAIREVRTRELSRIFADHGGLLTVPDALSSFPTSRFNIDVKTAEAPNLLGPLLVDHTHRVLVTSFSDANRRAAIAAVLRAGTALRPATSGGSRTIAALRSLSALRLSPARLLRDIDALQIPERHSGLRILTPALLRAAHRHDVEVHVWTVNDADDMRRLVAFGVDGVVSDHADLALATLAR, encoded by the coding sequence GTGACGCACCCGTACTTCGAGAAGGCGCGACACCCCCGAGTCCTCGCTCACCGTGGTCTGGTCACCGCAGCGGGCGAGGACTCCGGTGTGTGGGAGAACTCGGCGGCCGCCTTCGCCGCCGCGCACGCGGCCGGTGCCGAGTACATCGAGACGGACTGCCAGGTCACGGCCGACGGCGACGTCGTGCTGTTCCACGACGAGACGCTGGAGCGACTGACCGGGGACACTCGAGCGATCCGCGAGGTGCGCACTCGCGAACTCTCGCGGATCTTCGCCGACCATGGCGGGTTGCTCACGGTCCCGGACGCGCTTTCGTCCTTTCCGACCTCCCGCTTCAACATCGACGTCAAGACCGCGGAGGCCCCCAATCTCCTCGGTCCGCTGCTCGTCGACCACACGCACCGCGTCCTCGTGACCAGCTTCTCGGACGCGAACCGTCGTGCCGCGATCGCCGCGGTGCTGCGCGCCGGCACCGCTCTGCGCCCGGCCACATCCGGGGGCAGCCGGACGATCGCCGCTCTCCGCTCCCTCTCCGCGCTCCGCCTCTCCCCCGCCCGCCTGCTGCGCGACATCGACGCGCTGCAGATCCCGGAGCGGCACTCGGGGCTCAGGATCCTCACGCCCGCGTTGCTCCGCGCAGCGCACCGCCACGACGTCGAGGTGCACGTCTGGACGGTGAACGATGCCGACGACATGCGTCGTCTGGTCGCCTTCGGCGTGGACGGGGTCGTGTCGGACCACGCAGACCTCGCTCTGGCCACTCTCGCGCGCTGA
- a CDS encoding SPFH domain-containing protein has protein sequence MNDSSFIPTAILWILVIAIIIFVVVTLARAIRIIPQATAGVVERLGRYHKTLMPGLNILVPFIDRLRPLIDMREQVVSFPPQPVITEDNLVVSIDTVVYFQVTDARAATYEIANYLGAVEQLTTTTLRNVVGGLNLEEALTSRDNINGQLRVVLDEATGKWGIRVGRVELKAIDPPISIQDSMEKQMRAERDRRAAILTAEGTKQSAILEAEGARQAEILRAEGDKQAAVLRAQGEAEAIQNVFTAIHQGEPDDKLLAYQYLQMLPKISEGQSNKLWIIPSELTEALKGIGSAFTPKPGQPPTNHPGA, from the coding sequence GTGAACGATTCCTCGTTCATCCCGACCGCGATCCTGTGGATCCTCGTGATCGCGATCATCATCTTCGTGGTGGTCACACTGGCGCGAGCCATCCGCATCATCCCGCAGGCGACCGCCGGCGTGGTCGAGCGGCTCGGCCGCTATCACAAGACCCTCATGCCCGGTCTCAACATCCTCGTGCCGTTCATCGATCGGCTCCGTCCGCTCATCGACATGCGTGAGCAGGTCGTCTCCTTCCCGCCGCAGCCGGTCATCACCGAGGACAACCTCGTCGTCTCGATCGACACCGTGGTGTACTTCCAGGTGACCGATGCCCGCGCCGCGACGTACGAGATCGCGAACTACCTCGGTGCCGTCGAGCAGCTCACCACGACCACGCTCCGCAACGTCGTCGGTGGTCTGAACCTCGAAGAGGCTCTGACCAGTCGTGACAACATCAACGGGCAGCTGCGTGTCGTGCTCGACGAGGCCACCGGCAAGTGGGGCATCCGCGTGGGCCGAGTCGAGCTGAAGGCGATCGATCCGCCCATCTCCATCCAGGACTCGATGGAGAAGCAGATGCGCGCAGAGCGTGACCGTCGTGCCGCGATCCTCACGGCAGAGGGTACGAAGCAGTCCGCGATCCTCGAAGCCGAGGGCGCACGACAGGCCGAGATCCTGCGTGCAGAGGGCGACAAGCAGGCCGCGGTGCTTCGAGCACAGGGTGAGGCCGAGGCTATCCAGAACGTCTTCACCGCGATCCATCAGGGTGAGCCGGACGACAAGCTGCTCGCGTACCAGTACCTCCAGATGCTGCCGAAGATCAGCGAGGGCCAGTCGAACAAGCTCTGGATCATCCCGAGCGAGCTGACCGAGGCCCTCAAGGGAATCGGCAGTGCGTTCACGCCGAAGCCCGGGCAGCCTCCGACGAACCATCCGGGCGCGTGA
- a CDS encoding NfeD family protein, with protein sequence MDNFPVFIDLVENWAWIGWLVLIALFLVIEMLTLDFTFLMLSFGSTVGLVTDLVGLPVWAQVIIAAVAAAAFILFLRPPLLRRLRRGEDPTKSNVDALLDLRGIALQDVTQISGQVKLSNGDTWTARSGSVVAIPQGSPVAITAINGATAIVRPVND encoded by the coding sequence ATGGACAACTTCCCCGTTTTCATCGATCTGGTCGAGAACTGGGCATGGATCGGCTGGCTGGTCCTCATCGCTCTGTTCCTCGTGATCGAGATGCTCACCCTCGATTTCACGTTCCTGATGCTCAGCTTCGGCAGCACCGTCGGGCTCGTGACGGATCTCGTGGGCCTCCCGGTCTGGGCGCAGGTGATCATCGCCGCAGTGGCCGCGGCGGCTTTCATCCTCTTCCTCCGTCCTCCTCTGCTGAGGCGCCTGCGGCGCGGCGAAGACCCCACCAAGTCGAACGTCGACGCTCTGCTCGATCTCCGGGGCATCGCCCTGCAGGACGTCACCCAGATCTCCGGCCAGGTGAAGCTCAGCAACGGCGACACCTGGACCGCACGATCGGGCTCGGTCGTCGCCATCCCCCAGGGCTCCCCCGTCGCGATCACAGCGATCAACGGAGCCACCGCCATCGTCCGTCCCGTCAACGACTAG
- a CDS encoding SDR family oxidoreductase — protein sequence MTDVLPAGSLDGKVALVTGSSRGIGADTVRYLAEAGADVVINFRNKAPRAEKLATQLRELGRRVLVVGADLTDPASVGEMFDAVKAEFGRLDVLVLNASGGMESGMAEDYALLLNRDAQLSVLDAATPLLSDDARVVFVTSHQAHFIRTTPTMPEYEPVALSKRAGEDALRERIPGLAEKGIGFTVVSGDMIEGTITATLLERANPGAIAERRESAGKLYNVSEFAAEVARAAVDAVPADNTRLVGDVSAFATE from the coding sequence GTGACCGACGTTCTTCCCGCAGGTTCCCTCGACGGCAAGGTCGCCCTTGTCACAGGCTCGTCCCGGGGCATCGGCGCCGACACGGTCCGCTACCTCGCCGAGGCCGGCGCGGACGTCGTCATCAACTTCCGGAACAAGGCGCCGCGTGCCGAGAAGCTCGCCACGCAGCTGCGCGAACTCGGACGTCGTGTGCTCGTCGTCGGTGCGGACCTGACCGACCCGGCGTCGGTCGGCGAGATGTTCGACGCGGTGAAGGCCGAGTTCGGTCGTCTGGACGTTCTGGTGCTCAACGCCTCCGGCGGCATGGAGTCGGGAATGGCCGAGGACTACGCGCTCCTTCTGAACCGCGACGCGCAGCTCAGCGTGCTCGATGCGGCCACGCCTCTGCTCAGCGACGACGCGCGCGTCGTCTTCGTCACCAGCCACCAGGCGCACTTCATCCGTACGACGCCCACGATGCCCGAGTACGAGCCGGTGGCGCTGTCCAAGCGCGCGGGCGAGGATGCCCTCCGAGAGCGCATCCCCGGCCTCGCCGAGAAGGGGATCGGCTTCACCGTCGTCTCCGGCGACATGATCGAGGGAACCATCACCGCCACGCTGCTCGAGCGCGCGAACCCCGGTGCTATCGCGGAACGCCGCGAGTCGGCAGGCAAGCTCTACAACGTGTCGGAGTTCGCCGCCGAGGTCGCTCGTGCCGCGGTCGACGCCGTGCCGGCTGACAACACGCGTCTCGTGGGTGACGTGAGCGCGTTCGCCACCGAATGA
- a CDS encoding DUF308 domain-containing protein, with the protein MSDPLATEAKSLFKSIRIVLAVSGVIALIAGIVLLVWPVKSAVIVTGIFASYLVVAGLVYIGLGIFSRVKGGWARVGHIVLGLVYIVAGVIAFANLGVAAATLALVVVIFIGISWIVDGVVALSLLGQDGSRVWTLLYALLSIVAGIVVLFSPLYAAAVLWLVLGISLVVLGIVQIVRAITLGKDAKGFVASVESDGVR; encoded by the coding sequence ATGTCTGATCCACTCGCTACCGAAGCGAAGTCATTGTTCAAGTCCATCCGCATCGTGCTCGCGGTCTCCGGCGTCATCGCGCTGATCGCGGGCATCGTCCTCCTCGTGTGGCCGGTCAAGTCCGCGGTCATCGTCACGGGCATCTTCGCGTCCTACCTCGTGGTCGCCGGCCTCGTCTACATCGGGCTCGGCATCTTCTCCCGGGTGAAGGGCGGCTGGGCCCGCGTGGGACATATCGTCCTCGGCCTGGTCTACATCGTCGCAGGTGTCATCGCGTTCGCGAACCTCGGGGTCGCCGCGGCGACGCTCGCCCTCGTCGTCGTGATCTTCATCGGCATCAGCTGGATCGTCGACGGAGTGGTCGCCCTGTCACTGCTCGGACAGGACGGCTCGCGCGTCTGGACGCTCCTCTACGCACTGCTCAGCATCGTCGCCGGAATCGTGGTGCTCTTCTCGCCGCTGTACGCGGCCGCCGTGCTGTGGCTGGTGCTCGGCATCTCGCTCGTCGTGCTCGGCATCGTGCAGATCGTTCGCGCGATCACGCTCGGCAAGGACGCGAAGGGCTTCGTGGCCTCGGTCGAGTCCGACGGCGTCCGCTGA
- a CDS encoding helix-turn-helix transcriptional regulator produces MRKVRDRIDREYAKPLDVEALAKGVHMSAGHLSRRFRDAYGESPYSYLMTRRIERAMALLRRGDLSVTEVCFEVGSSSLGTFSTRFTELVGVSPRVYRERATHVEGIPTIHAKHVIRPIRNQEAPRTDAHLT; encoded by the coding sequence ATGCGCAAGGTGCGCGACAGGATCGATCGCGAGTACGCGAAGCCGCTCGACGTCGAAGCCCTCGCGAAGGGCGTGCACATGAGCGCCGGTCATCTGAGCCGGCGCTTCCGCGACGCATACGGCGAGTCTCCTTACTCGTATCTGATGACCCGTCGGATCGAACGGGCTATGGCGCTGCTGCGTCGGGGCGACCTCTCGGTGACGGAGGTGTGCTTCGAGGTCGGGAGCTCGTCGCTCGGCACCTTCAGCACGAGGTTCACCGAGCTCGTCGGTGTCTCACCCCGCGTGTACCGTGAACGCGCGACCCACGTCGAAGGCATTCCGACCATCCACGCGAAGCACGTCATCCGACCGATCAGGAATCAAGAAGCACCGCGCACGGACGCACACCTAACCTGA